The following proteins are co-located in the Castanea sativa cultivar Marrone di Chiusa Pesio chromosome 8, ASM4071231v1 genome:
- the LOC142607790 gene encoding putative ribose-5-phosphate isomerase 2, translated as MAIPYPQFIVSEKSPMEAKIVVPSSPSSASQASPSPPPPSSSMSSEVLTQDELKKIAAYKAVEYVESNMVIGLGTGSTAKHAVDRIAELLNQGKLHNIIGIPTSKKTYDQAVSLGIPLSDLNSHPVVDLSIDGADEVDPFLNLVKGRGGSLLREKMVESSSKKFVVIVDESKKVEHLGGSGLAMPVEVVPYGDLAVAKSLQALFEDSGCVAKRRTLDLDGKVPFVTDNGNHIVELFFKKDIGDLNTASDKILRIPGVVEHGMFLGLATTVIVAGELGVRVENKS; from the coding sequence ATGGCAATTCCTTATCCCCAGTTCATTGTCTCGGAGAAATCACCCATGGAAGCCAAAATTGTAGTCCCTTCTTCTCCCTCCTCTGCTTCTCAAgcttctccttctcctcctcctccttcttcatCTATGTCCTCAGAAGTTCTCACCCAAGACGAGCTCAAGAAAATCGCAGCCTATAAAGCTGTGGAGTATGTTGAATCCAACATGGTTATTGGGCTTGGTACTGGCTCCACAGCCAAACACGCTGTGGATAGAATCGCTGAGCTTTTGAACCAAGGTAAGCTTCACAACATTATAGGCATACCCACATCGAAAAAAACTTATGACCAGGCTGTCTCTCTTGGAATCCCTCTCTCTGATCTCAATTCTCACCCTGTTGTCGATTTGTCAATCGATGGTGCTGATGAGGTTGACCCTTTTCTTAACCTTGTTAAAGGCCGAGGTGGGTCgcttttgagagagaaaatggtgGAGAGCTCGAGCAAGAAATTCGTTGTGATTGTTGATGAGTCAAAGAAGGTTGAGCATTTGGGTGGGAGTGGTCTAGCTATGCCTGTTGAGGTTGTGCCATATGGTGATCTGGCCGTTGCTAAAAGCCTTCAGGCTTTGTTTGAGGACTCTGGTTGTGTTGCAAAGCGTAGGACTTTGGATTTGGATGGGAAGGTGCCCTTTGTTACAGACAATGGGAATCACATTGTGGAATTGTTTTTCAAGAAGGATATTGGGGATTTGAATACTGCAAGCGATAAGATTTTGAGGATTCCTGGTGTTGTGGAGCATGGGATGTTTCTTGGCTTGGCAACCACTGTGATTGTAGCTGGAGAGCTTGGTGTCAGGGTGGAGAATAAGTCTTAA